Proteins encoded within one genomic window of Setaria italica strain Yugu1 chromosome IV, Setaria_italica_v2.0, whole genome shotgun sequence:
- the LOC101752994 gene encoding uncharacterized protein LOC101752994, with translation MPLPLAKARRGFSPQPPARPSSSSSSSSCRLQLEQDVKELQRALREETALHAVLEGALERAAVTLADMAYLPTNAQELLSNICILETAVTKLEEEMVSLHFQLIQERNERRLVEYRLKQMPPSACSCYSGKLGPDDTTGEKCSQGEKVYARAVLHEQVMKLQRQISVKSLVNPNQLSEDIVRCMRNIFISLSDSCRDSSRNSSMENQWSIPSPSGNYSISAFWSLSEPSSISSWVQSPQVDLNYNNNLLASETVFDPYKAREKLSWADIGSYSAAAEVSWMSVGKKQLEYAAESLCKFRLFIEQLAEINPVHLNEDARLAFWINLYNALMMHAYLAYGVPRSDMKLFSLMQKAAYTIGGHSFSAAFIEYVILKMKPPSHRPQMALLLALQKMKVPEEQKKFCIEAPEPLLTFALSCGMYSSPAVKIYTANNVREELQDAQRDFIRASVGVSRKGKLLVPKMLHCFARGFVDDNSFPIWISHILPQQQATFVDHCVSQRRQSLLGNRTFGIIPFDSRFRYLFLPDTGLIN, from the exons atgccgctgccgctggccaAGGCGAGGAGGGGGTTCTCGCCCCAGCCGCCGGCCCgcccatcctcttcttcctcctcctcgtcgtgcaggctgcagctggAGCAGGAT GTGAAGGAGCTGCAGAGGGCGCTGCGGGAGGAGACGGCGCTGCACGCCGTCCTCGAGGGCGCGCTCGAGCGCGCCGCCGTCACCCTCGCCGACATGGCATACCTCCCCACCAAC GCGCAGGAGCTGCTCTCCAACATCTGCATCCTGGAGACCGCCGTCACGaagctggaggaggagatggtgtCCCTGCATTTCCAGCTCATCCAGGAGAGGAACGAGAGGAGGCTCGTCGAGTACCGACTCAAGCAGATGCCGCCGTCAGCTTGCTCCTGCTACTCTGGGAAACTCGGACCGGAT GATACCACGGGCGAAAAATGTAGTCAAGGGGAGAAGGTTTATGCTCGTGCTGTCTTGCACGAGCAAGTTATGAAATTACAGAGGCAGATCTCTGTTAAAAGCTTAGTGAATCCTAATCAGCTTTCGGAGGACATCGTCCGCTGCATGAGGAACATCTTTATTTCCCTATCAGATTCCTGCAGAGACTCCTCAAGGAATTCCTCCATGGAGAATCAGTGGTCTATTCCATCTCCCAGCGGGAATTATTCAATTTCTGCGTTCTGGTCTCTATCGGAACCGTCTTCCATATCTTCTTGGGTACAGAGCCCTCAAGTTGATTTGAACTACAACAATAATTTATTAGCTTCGGAGACCGTTTTTGACCCCTACAAAGCTCGTGAGAAGCTTAGCTGGGCTGACATAGGTAGCTACAGTGCAGCGGCTGAAGTTTCATGGATGTCAGTTGGGAAAAAACAACTTGAATATGCTGCCGAGTCACTATGCAAATTCAG GTTATTCATTGAGCAGCTGGCAGAAATAAACCCTGTTCACCTCAATGAGGATGCAAGGTTGGCATTTTGGATCAACCTATACAACGCGTTGATGATGCAC GCTTATCTTGCTTATGGTGTTCCACGGAGTGACATGAAACTTTTTTCATTGATGCAAAAG GCCGCATATACAATTGGGGGGCACTCATTCAGTGCTGCATTTATTGAATATGTGATTCTGAAGATGAAACCACCAAGTCATAGGCCACAGATG GCCCTGCTTCTTGCCCTTCAGAAGATGAAGGTACCTGAGGAGCAGAAAAAATTCTGCATTGAGGCACCTGAGCCACTTTTGACGTTTGCTCTCAGCTGTGGAATGTATTCTTCTCCTGCA GTGAAGATATACACAGCAAACAATGTGAGGGAAGAACTTCAAGATGCACAGCGTGATTTCATTAGGGCATCAGTAGGAGTGAGTCGTAAAGGGAAGCTTCTGGTCCCTAAGATGCTGCACTGTTTTGCCCGTGGTTTTGTTGACGACAACAGCTTCCCTATTTGGATATCGCATATCTTACCTCAGCAGCAAGCTACATTTGTTGATCACTGCGTGTCTCAAAGGCGGCAAAGTCTCCTGGGCAACCGTACTTTCGGCATCATTCCATTTGATTCTCGGTTTCGCTACCTGTTCCTACCAGATACGGGATTGATAAATTAA